A single window of Usitatibacter rugosus DNA harbors:
- a CDS encoding AraC family transcriptional regulator: MRPKPPTLRRAPGANTDHVVANRVPRPVSALATSYPKSHDIAPHSHPRAQLIFAVQGVMTVRAAGSMWTVPASHALWMPSGVEHGVHMDSAVEMRSLYFEPRRVRGAPRECQVLFMPPLLRELVVSAMDIPPLYDERSRDGRLMQLIVDEVVSLTPRPLGLRMPGDPRLARLCDRLLTDLASTASIAERGHEVGLSERSVIRLFPIETGLSFGRWQQQARLLKAFALFDEGLGVTRVALELGYSSPGAFAKMFRRLMGTSPLAMLAE; this comes from the coding sequence ATGCGTCCAAAACCGCCAACGCTTCGCAGGGCGCCCGGAGCCAACACGGACCACGTCGTGGCCAACCGCGTGCCGCGCCCCGTCTCCGCGCTCGCGACGTCGTATCCGAAGTCTCACGACATCGCGCCGCACAGCCATCCTCGCGCGCAACTCATCTTCGCGGTGCAAGGCGTGATGACGGTTCGCGCGGCGGGATCGATGTGGACCGTACCCGCGAGCCACGCGCTCTGGATGCCCAGCGGCGTCGAGCATGGCGTCCACATGGATAGCGCCGTGGAGATGCGCTCGCTCTACTTCGAGCCGCGGCGAGTGCGAGGCGCGCCCAGGGAATGCCAGGTGCTCTTCATGCCTCCGTTGCTGCGCGAGCTCGTCGTGAGCGCGATGGACATCCCACCGCTCTACGACGAGCGCAGCCGGGACGGCCGCTTGATGCAGCTCATCGTGGATGAAGTGGTCTCGCTCACACCGCGCCCGCTGGGACTTCGCATGCCGGGCGATCCGCGGCTCGCTCGTTTGTGCGATCGACTTCTAACGGATCTCGCATCCACAGCGTCCATCGCGGAGCGGGGACACGAGGTGGGCCTCAGCGAACGTAGTGTCATCAGGCTCTTCCCGATCGAAACCGGATTGAGCTTCGGGCGCTGGCAGCAGCAAGCGCGATTGCTGAAAGCGTTCGCACTGTTCGACGAAGGCCTCGGCGTCACGCGCGTCGCGCTCGAGCTCGGCTATTCGAGCCCCGGTGCATTCGCGAAGATGTTTCGCCGGCTGATGGGCACGTCGCCCCTCGCCATGCTCGCGGAATGA
- a CDS encoding ATPase domain-containing protein, which translates to MQKEVTKAPAKEAPRLLETGVPGLDTVLGGGLTPDRVYLLEGTPGAGKTTLAMQFLLAGVRAGEKTLYVTLSESEEELRSIAHAHGWDHSGINTLEVIAADDLIDGASQYTVFHPSDVELAAAFRKILDEVERLGATRVIVDSLSELRLLADGPLQFRRQLLALKRFFSGRHCTVLILDDQLFDMQIQSIAHGVIRLEQLPANYGAHRRRMQVQKYRGMRFLSGFHDFNIVQGGLVVFPRLVAAETRGRRPHGALESGVAELDRLLGGGLERGTSTLIIGAAGSGKSTLSAQFSIAACERGERADIFAFDESLATLAARAEGLGMQFDKYLDNGQLRVHQIDPAELSPGEFIHRVVRSANEGARVITIDSLNGYLHAMPEEKFLLLQLHELLTWLAQKGVATLLVSVQQGLIGHMTSPIDTSYLADTVMLLRYFENAGEVRQAISIMKKRGGAHERTVSEFSLDAGGIRVGEPLRQFRGVLTGVPVYDGQSASLMRSRP; encoded by the coding sequence ATGCAAAAAGAAGTCACCAAGGCTCCCGCGAAAGAAGCCCCGCGCTTGCTGGAGACCGGCGTTCCCGGCCTCGACACGGTGCTGGGCGGCGGCCTCACACCCGACCGCGTCTACCTGCTGGAAGGCACCCCCGGCGCCGGCAAGACGACGCTCGCCATGCAATTCCTCCTCGCGGGCGTGCGCGCCGGCGAGAAGACGCTCTACGTGACACTCTCCGAGAGCGAGGAAGAGCTGCGGTCGATCGCCCACGCCCACGGCTGGGATCACTCGGGCATCAACACGCTCGAAGTCATCGCGGCGGACGATCTCATCGATGGGGCCTCGCAGTACACGGTCTTCCATCCCTCCGACGTCGAGCTGGCCGCGGCCTTCCGCAAGATCCTGGACGAGGTCGAGCGCCTCGGCGCCACGCGCGTCATCGTCGATTCGCTCTCGGAGTTGCGCCTGCTGGCCGACGGCCCGCTGCAGTTCCGCCGCCAGCTCCTCGCCTTGAAGCGCTTCTTCTCCGGGCGGCATTGCACGGTGCTGATCCTCGACGACCAGCTCTTCGACATGCAGATCCAGAGCATCGCGCACGGCGTGATCCGCCTGGAGCAGCTTCCCGCGAACTACGGAGCCCACCGCCGCCGCATGCAAGTACAGAAGTACCGCGGCATGCGCTTCCTGTCCGGCTTCCACGACTTCAACATCGTCCAGGGCGGCTTGGTCGTGTTCCCGCGCCTGGTGGCCGCCGAGACGCGCGGACGCCGGCCGCACGGAGCGCTGGAGAGCGGTGTCGCCGAGCTCGATCGCCTGCTGGGCGGCGGCCTCGAGCGCGGCACGAGCACGCTCATCATCGGCGCGGCGGGATCGGGCAAGTCCACGCTCTCCGCGCAGTTCTCGATCGCGGCCTGCGAGCGCGGCGAGCGCGCCGACATCTTCGCCTTCGACGAGAGCCTCGCGACGCTCGCCGCTCGCGCCGAAGGCCTCGGCATGCAGTTCGACAAGTACCTCGACAACGGCCAGCTGCGCGTCCACCAGATCGATCCGGCCGAGCTCTCGCCGGGCGAGTTCATCCATCGCGTCGTGCGCTCCGCCAACGAGGGCGCGCGCGTCATCACGATCGACAGCCTCAACGGCTACCTCCACGCGATGCCGGAGGAAAAGTTCCTGCTGCTGCAGCTTCATGAGCTGCTCACGTGGCTTGCGCAGAAGGGCGTGGCCACGCTGCTGGTGAGCGTGCAGCAAGGGCTGATCGGCCACATGACCTCGCCGATCGACACGAGCTATCTCGCGGACACGGTGATGTTGCTGCGCTACTTCGAGAACGCGGGCGAGGTGCGCCAGGCCATCTCCATCATGAAGAAGCGCGGCGGCGCGCACGAGCGCACGGTGAGCGAGTTCAGCCTCGACGCGGGCGGCATCCGCGTGGGCGAGCCGCTGCGCCAGTTCCGCGGCGTGCTGACCGGCGTGCCGGTCTACGACGGGCAGAGTGCTTCGCTCATGAGATCGCGTCCTTGA
- a CDS encoding hybrid sensor histidine kinase/response regulator, translated as MAVQQSLDRQVLILAPTGKDGTLIEGALKAAGVSGRRCASIDEVLDGIEDEAGAAVIAEEALNASGLAKVMASLSVQPPWSDFPILLLARSGAASDTVARTLQALANVQVIERPTQVGELASAARIALRGRQRQYQIRDSLEALAERETQLRESDRRKDEFLAMLAHELRNPLQPIGTAADVLRTHGESRDAVGYAADVIDRQVRHLSRLLEDLLDVSRITTGKIVLRREPVEICALARRVADGARAWFETRAHKLEVDIDCEEAWVDGDPARLYQILSNLLHNAAKYTPEKGEIRFKIRVDAMSAHVTVEDNGVGIDAEVLPHIFELFTQADRSLDRSAGGLGIGLRIVQKLAELHGGQVAAESDGLGKGSTFTMSLPTIPAPHRAASPSVAAPEAGAPLRILVVDDNLDAAMTLAMVLELNGHKVDTAHDGLEAIQRAREFGPDVVVLDIGLPGASGYDVARAIRAEPALAGVRLVAVTGYGREEDRRRCEDAGFDLHLVKPLEPSVLLESLVG; from the coding sequence GTGGCGGTCCAGCAGTCGCTCGACCGGCAGGTGCTGATCCTGGCGCCGACCGGCAAGGACGGCACGCTGATCGAGGGCGCGCTGAAGGCTGCGGGAGTCTCGGGCCGCCGGTGCGCGAGCATCGACGAGGTGCTGGATGGCATCGAGGACGAAGCGGGCGCAGCCGTCATTGCGGAGGAGGCGTTGAACGCGTCCGGCCTCGCGAAGGTGATGGCCTCCCTCTCCGTCCAGCCGCCGTGGTCCGACTTTCCCATCTTGCTGCTCGCCCGCTCCGGCGCCGCGTCCGATACGGTGGCGCGCACGCTGCAGGCGCTCGCCAACGTTCAGGTGATCGAGCGGCCTACTCAAGTCGGTGAGCTCGCCAGTGCTGCGCGTATCGCCCTGCGCGGCCGCCAACGGCAATACCAGATCCGCGACAGCCTCGAGGCCCTGGCCGAGCGCGAGACGCAGCTTCGCGAGTCCGACCGCCGCAAGGACGAGTTCCTCGCGATGCTGGCCCACGAGCTTCGTAATCCGCTACAGCCGATCGGCACCGCGGCCGACGTGCTGCGTACGCACGGCGAATCGCGCGATGCGGTGGGCTACGCCGCCGACGTGATCGACCGTCAAGTACGCCACCTGTCGCGCCTGCTCGAGGATCTCCTCGACGTCTCGCGCATCACCACGGGCAAGATCGTGCTGCGCCGCGAGCCGGTGGAGATCTGCGCGCTAGCCCGTCGCGTGGCCGATGGTGCGCGTGCCTGGTTCGAGACCCGCGCGCACAAGCTCGAGGTCGACATCGATTGCGAAGAGGCTTGGGTCGACGGCGATCCCGCGCGTCTTTACCAGATCCTCAGCAACCTCCTGCACAACGCCGCCAAGTACACGCCCGAGAAGGGCGAGATCCGCTTCAAGATCCGCGTCGATGCGATGTCGGCGCATGTGACCGTGGAAGACAACGGCGTCGGCATTGACGCCGAGGTGTTGCCGCACATCTTCGAGCTCTTCACGCAGGCCGACCGATCGCTCGACCGCTCCGCGGGCGGGCTCGGCATCGGGCTGCGCATTGTCCAGAAATTGGCCGAACTGCACGGAGGCCAGGTGGCCGCCGAGAGCGACGGCCTCGGAAAAGGAAGCACCTTCACCATGTCGCTCCCCACGATTCCCGCACCCCACCGCGCCGCTTCCCCGTCGGTCGCCGCGCCCGAGGCGGGGGCGCCCCTGCGCATCCTCGTCGTCGACGACAACCTCGATGCCGCCATGACGCTCGCGATGGTGCTCGAGCTGAACGGCCACAAGGTCGACACCGCCCACGACGGCCTCGAGGCCATCCAGCGCGCGCGCGAGTTCGGGCCCGACGTGGTGGTCCTGGACATCGGCTTGCCGGGGGCGAGCGGCTATGACGTCGCCCGGGCGATCCGCGCCGAGCCGGCCCTGGCGGGCGTGCGCCTCGTGGCGGTTACCGGCTATGGCCGGGAGGAGGACCGCCGTCGCTGCGAGGACGCCGGTTTCGACCTCCACCTGGTGAAGCCGCTGGAGCCCTCCGTCCTGCTGGAGAGCCTGGTGGGGTAG
- a CDS encoding TraB/GumN family protein → MIRSLLFAASIACAAFDAAAQTRKVGTIFEATGERGTAYIAASAHANSHVRLELNATAVGALEKSDVIGFEQLPDSPIERSPRAGVNAMISRPAGSSLKDDLPDDLALRLESQLKQLGAPPGAWEMLVTRKTQYAATLLSEMSAVHGRSTRGKVYPSLDDTYRKAAESRSIRATDIEGSLRAYGSLLDVTTDESIAAIRLFAEEMDKPDHQGISDTRLGVVLDAVYAGDLARVREIIEANACMTPLLASRCRKISDARNPFMAEQIDLLVKRGQHPFVAIGALHLTGPNSVLAELERKGYKVRRLQ, encoded by the coding sequence GTGATTCGTTCGCTTCTCTTCGCCGCGTCTATCGCGTGCGCTGCCTTCGACGCCGCGGCGCAGACACGGAAGGTTGGAACGATCTTCGAAGCGACCGGTGAGCGCGGTACGGCGTACATCGCCGCCTCCGCGCACGCGAATAGCCACGTCCGCCTCGAGCTCAACGCCACGGCCGTCGGCGCTCTCGAGAAGTCCGACGTGATCGGGTTCGAACAATTGCCCGACAGCCCGATCGAGAGAAGCCCCCGTGCCGGGGTGAACGCCATGATCTCGCGCCCGGCCGGTAGCTCGCTGAAAGACGACCTCCCGGACGACCTCGCGCTTCGCCTCGAATCACAGCTGAAGCAGTTGGGAGCTCCTCCCGGGGCCTGGGAAATGCTGGTCACGCGCAAGACGCAGTACGCAGCCACCCTCCTGAGCGAGATGTCCGCGGTTCACGGCAGGTCAACGCGCGGCAAGGTCTATCCGTCCCTGGACGATACCTATCGGAAGGCCGCCGAGTCGCGAAGCATTCGCGCAACGGACATCGAGGGGAGCCTGCGCGCGTACGGCTCGCTTCTCGACGTCACGACCGACGAGTCGATTGCCGCCATTCGCCTGTTCGCGGAGGAGATGGACAAGCCAGATCACCAGGGGATCTCGGATACGCGGCTTGGGGTCGTGCTCGACGCGGTCTATGCCGGCGATTTGGCTCGGGTGCGCGAGATCATCGAAGCCAACGCGTGCATGACGCCGCTCCTCGCGAGTCGCTGCCGAAAGATCAGCGATGCGCGCAATCCCTTCATGGCTGAACAGATCGACCTCCTGGTCAAACGGGGGCAGCATCCGTTCGTTGCCATTGGCGCGCTGCACCTTACCGGCCCGAACAGTGTCCTCGCCGAGCTGGAGAGGAAGGGGTACAAGGTTCGCCGCCTGCAATAG
- a CDS encoding energy transducer TonB, with product MEAQDDVADSSTGLGDAMNYRAEKQNFTGIGLVVLIHIAVGYALITGLSRTFIDRALQPTDVTFVPEPPRPLPRDVAPPEPRIVPVPTTAYVPPREIDIQVPADSAPIFDSRTTIPQPPADFGARDDSGTGSAIGPAVRKEFRPAHRVDPIYPRVAQREGIGGRVIARLHVTPEGTVSQVQIVSASNRMFEREVTRALSQWKFRPEPVGFIGEYEIVFNLTP from the coding sequence ATGGAAGCGCAGGACGACGTCGCCGATTCTTCAACCGGACTGGGGGATGCGATGAACTACCGCGCCGAGAAGCAGAATTTCACGGGCATCGGGCTTGTCGTGCTGATCCACATTGCCGTGGGCTACGCACTGATCACCGGGCTCTCACGCACGTTCATCGACCGGGCGCTACAGCCCACCGACGTCACCTTCGTACCCGAGCCGCCCAGGCCGCTGCCGCGCGATGTGGCACCGCCGGAACCGCGCATCGTGCCCGTCCCGACGACCGCTTACGTGCCGCCGCGGGAGATCGACATCCAGGTGCCGGCCGATTCCGCTCCCATCTTCGATTCGCGCACGACAATCCCTCAACCGCCTGCCGACTTCGGGGCCCGGGACGATTCGGGAACAGGGAGCGCCATCGGGCCGGCCGTTCGCAAGGAGTTCAGGCCCGCGCATCGCGTCGATCCGATCTACCCGCGCGTCGCCCAACGCGAGGGCATCGGCGGGCGCGTCATCGCGCGCCTCCACGTCACGCCCGAAGGAACGGTGAGCCAAGTGCAGATCGTGTCCGCGAGCAACCGGATGTTCGAGCGCGAGGTGACGCGGGCGCTTTCGCAGTGGAAGTTCCGGCCCGAACCGGTGGGCTTCATCGGCGAGTACGAGATCGTCTTCAACCTCACTCCGTGA
- a CDS encoding AraC family transcriptional regulator has translation MSDPLSEVIALLQPRTVFSKRISGAGRWGVRYSKFGQPSFCAVLEGSCRLAVDGYASITIEAGDFVLLPATPGFTMSGFEKVTPEDFDPHVASKSRAEEVRHGTRGGRPDVRLLGGYFVFGSSDATLLVSLLPGLVHVRSAERLSTLVRLVGDESIEQRAGRELVLTRLVEVLLVEALRSAPGDDAPPGLLRGLSDARLALAIRQMHGDPARPWTVAQLAKRAALSRSAFFDRFTRAVGLPPMEYLLAWRMALAKDLLRSDDIGVAEVAERVGYGSASTFSTAFSRHVGQPPGRYARDAWQDRAHGRQ, from the coding sequence ATGAGCGACCCGCTCTCGGAAGTCATCGCGCTGCTGCAGCCGCGTACCGTCTTTTCCAAGCGCATCAGCGGCGCTGGGCGCTGGGGCGTCCGCTACTCGAAGTTTGGCCAGCCGAGCTTTTGCGCGGTACTGGAGGGAAGCTGCCGCCTCGCCGTGGACGGCTACGCCTCCATCACGATCGAAGCGGGGGACTTCGTGCTGTTGCCCGCCACACCGGGGTTCACGATGTCCGGCTTCGAGAAGGTGACGCCCGAGGACTTCGATCCGCACGTGGCGTCGAAGTCGAGGGCGGAGGAAGTTCGCCACGGCACGCGCGGGGGACGTCCGGATGTGCGCCTGCTCGGTGGCTACTTCGTCTTCGGCTCGTCCGATGCAACGTTGCTGGTTTCGCTGCTGCCGGGACTGGTGCACGTGAGGAGCGCCGAGCGCCTCTCGACGCTGGTGCGGCTCGTGGGCGACGAGTCGATCGAACAGCGCGCGGGCCGGGAGCTCGTGCTTACGCGCCTCGTGGAGGTGCTGCTCGTGGAAGCCCTCCGGTCTGCGCCCGGCGACGATGCGCCACCGGGCCTGCTGCGCGGACTGTCCGACGCGCGCCTCGCGCTCGCGATCCGCCAGATGCACGGTGACCCCGCGCGCCCATGGACGGTCGCCCAGCTCGCAAAGAGGGCCGCCCTCTCGCGCTCCGCTTTCTTCGACCGCTTCACCCGCGCGGTGGGACTGCCACCGATGGAATACCTCCTGGCCTGGCGAATGGCATTGGCCAAGGACCTGCTCCGCAGCGACGACATCGGCGTGGCCGAGGTCGCCGAGCGCGTCGGCTATGGCTCGGCGAGTACGTTCAGCACCGCATTCAGCCGGCACGTGGGCCAACCTCCGGGCCGCTACGCGCGAGATGCGTGGCAGGATAGAGCGCATGGGCGACAGTGA
- a CDS encoding SDR family oxidoreductase, with translation MKTVLITGCSSGYGLETARHFHAQGWNVIATMRKPREDVLPKSNRIWLVPLDVTKPQSIEAALKASGPIDVLVNNAGLGLFGAFEATPMATVREIFETNTFGMMAMTQAVLPQFRARNSGVVVNVTSSATLAPMPLVAAYTASKMAIEGFTASLAHELEEFNVRVKLVEPGYGPTTSFTSNGAARMEGLIPEPYAPFAQRVFAAFTQPAAVTNEADVAQGVWRAANDSTERLRFPAGADAVALAQAK, from the coding sequence ATGAAGACCGTCCTCATCACCGGCTGCTCGTCCGGCTACGGCCTCGAGACCGCCCGCCACTTCCACGCGCAGGGCTGGAACGTGATCGCCACCATGCGCAAGCCGCGCGAAGACGTGCTGCCCAAGTCCAACCGGATCTGGCTGGTGCCGCTCGACGTCACGAAGCCGCAGAGCATCGAGGCCGCGCTGAAAGCGAGTGGGCCGATCGACGTGCTCGTGAACAACGCGGGCCTCGGCCTCTTCGGCGCATTCGAAGCCACGCCCATGGCCACCGTCCGCGAGATCTTCGAGACCAACACCTTCGGGATGATGGCGATGACGCAGGCGGTGCTGCCGCAGTTCCGGGCGCGCAACTCGGGCGTCGTCGTGAACGTCACCTCCAGCGCGACCCTGGCGCCGATGCCGCTCGTGGCCGCGTACACGGCGAGCAAGATGGCCATCGAGGGGTTCACCGCGTCGCTCGCGCACGAGCTGGAGGAGTTCAACGTGCGCGTGAAGCTGGTGGAGCCGGGCTACGGTCCGACCACGAGCTTCACGAGCAATGGTGCAGCGCGCATGGAGGGGTTGATCCCCGAGCCCTACGCGCCCTTTGCGCAGCGCGTCTTCGCCGCATTCACCCAGCCCGCCGCCGTGACCAACGAGGCCGACGTGGCCCAGGGCGTGTGGCGCGCCGCGAACGACTCGACGGAGCGGCTTCGCTTCCCGGCGGGCGCCGATGCCGTCGCGTTGGCCCAGGCCAAGTAG
- the nthB gene encoding nitrile hydratase subunit beta translates to MDGIHDLGGKQGFGPVRYTLNAGAFHAEWEKRVNSLYAFAVRSGVFNMDEYRHAIERMEPRHYLTASYYERSLTSLATLCVEKGIVTHEELERRAGGVFPLAAESAPGRTNVATRQAFKVGNAVRVRSEHVPGHVRMPGYIRGKSGIVVGVTPAYPFPDAHAHSIEAADEPTYDVRFRSEDLWPDSAEPALVHVGVFESYLERAV, encoded by the coding sequence ATGGACGGCATCCACGATCTCGGCGGCAAACAGGGCTTCGGACCCGTTCGCTACACGTTGAATGCGGGCGCTTTCCACGCCGAGTGGGAGAAGCGCGTGAATTCGCTCTATGCGTTCGCCGTCCGCTCGGGCGTTTTCAACATGGACGAGTACCGCCATGCCATCGAACGCATGGAGCCGCGGCACTACCTCACGGCGAGCTACTACGAACGGTCGCTCACGAGCCTCGCGACGCTGTGCGTGGAAAAGGGAATCGTCACGCACGAGGAGCTGGAACGGCGAGCCGGTGGCGTGTTCCCGCTGGCTGCCGAAAGCGCGCCCGGCCGCACGAACGTGGCGACTCGGCAGGCGTTCAAGGTCGGCAATGCCGTCCGCGTCCGCTCCGAGCACGTTCCCGGCCACGTGCGCATGCCCGGCTACATTCGCGGCAAGAGCGGCATCGTCGTGGGTGTGACGCCCGCCTATCCGTTCCCGGACGCGCATGCGCATTCCATCGAGGCCGCGGACGAGCCGACCTACGACGTGCGCTTCAGGAGCGAGGATCTGTGGCCCGACTCAGCCGAGCCGGCTCTGGTGCACGTGGGGGTGTTCGAGAGCTACCTGGAACGCGCCGTATAG
- a CDS encoding nitrile hydratase subunit alpha: MTRIAPIEQRVAAIQGALDAHGLDTSKAVEELTHLAEEQWVPRNGARVVAKAWADPAFRKRLLANGRDAVAELGLAMPKHHRHLVVLENTPTLQNVICCTLCSCTAFTIIGLPPDWYKDLEYRSRVVRQSRTVLKEMGTELPPEVEIRVWDTTTDTRYMVLPVQPPETIGWPEEKLAEVVTRDGMIGVARL; this comes from the coding sequence ATGACCAGAATCGCCCCCATCGAGCAGCGCGTGGCAGCCATCCAGGGCGCGCTCGACGCCCACGGACTGGATACGTCGAAGGCCGTGGAGGAGCTCACGCACCTCGCGGAGGAACAGTGGGTGCCGCGCAACGGTGCACGCGTCGTCGCCAAGGCGTGGGCCGATCCCGCGTTCCGCAAACGCCTGCTCGCCAACGGCCGCGATGCCGTCGCCGAGCTGGGCCTCGCGATGCCGAAGCATCACCGCCACCTCGTCGTGCTCGAGAACACGCCCACGCTGCAGAACGTCATCTGCTGCACGCTCTGTTCCTGCACCGCGTTCACGATCATCGGGCTGCCGCCCGACTGGTACAAGGACCTCGAATATCGCTCGCGCGTCGTCCGGCAATCGCGCACGGTCCTGAAGGAGATGGGAACGGAGCTTCCGCCCGAGGTGGAGATCCGCGTCTGGGATACGACGACCGACACGCGCTACATGGTGCTGCCCGTGCAGCCGCCCGAGACGATCGGCTGGCCCGAGGAGAAGCTCGCGGAGGTCGTCACGCGCGACGGCATGATCGGCGTGGCTCGCCTCTAG
- the mddA gene encoding methanethiol S-methyltransferase — protein MTRIASLLYASLSYVIFLASFLYAIAWLGGFLVPKTIDSGPASPLAAAVIVNLLLLTAFALQHSVMARPGFKRWWTQFVSPPIERATFVLAASLLLFAICFGWRALPETVWQVQGPAATVVWALFATGWLIVLLSTFMISHFELFGLRQAWLHARGRVYTTPDYVERFFYRFVRHPIMLGFIIAFWSAPTMSVGHLLFAAVTTAYILVALQLEERDLLKEHGASYASYRERVPMLVPGLKWKSRGTPSPIRHSEG, from the coding sequence GTGACCCGCATCGCCAGCCTGCTCTACGCCTCCCTTTCGTACGTGATCTTCCTCGCGTCGTTCCTCTACGCCATCGCGTGGCTGGGCGGCTTCCTCGTGCCCAAGACGATCGACAGCGGCCCGGCCTCGCCCCTCGCGGCGGCGGTGATCGTGAACCTGCTGCTGCTCACCGCCTTCGCGCTGCAGCACAGCGTGATGGCGCGCCCCGGCTTCAAGCGCTGGTGGACGCAATTCGTCTCGCCGCCCATCGAGCGCGCGACCTTCGTGCTGGCGGCGAGCCTGCTGCTCTTCGCGATCTGCTTCGGGTGGCGCGCCCTGCCGGAGACGGTGTGGCAGGTGCAAGGACCCGCCGCGACGGTCGTGTGGGCGCTCTTCGCGACGGGATGGCTCATCGTCCTGCTGTCCACGTTCATGATCAGCCACTTCGAGCTCTTCGGCCTGCGCCAGGCGTGGCTGCATGCGCGCGGCCGCGTCTACACGACGCCCGACTACGTCGAGCGGTTCTTCTACCGCTTCGTGCGCCACCCGATCATGCTGGGCTTCATCATCGCGTTCTGGTCGGCGCCGACGATGAGCGTGGGCCACCTGCTGTTCGCTGCGGTGACCACGGCCTATATCCTCGTCGCGCTGCAGCTCGAGGAGCGGGACCTCCTCAAGGAGCACGGAGCCTCGTACGCGTCGTACCGCGAGCGCGTGCCGATGCTGGTGCCGGGGTTGAAATGGAAATCGCGGGGAACTCCGAGCCCGATCCGTCACTCCGAAGGGTGA
- a CDS encoding alpha/beta fold hydrolase, with translation MPPTAPPPIHFCASADGTRLAYTVTGKGTPLVKAPHWLTHLEYEYQSPLWRPWIDGLSRGHRLLRMDARACGLSDADVKDVSFEASVRDLEAVVDAAGYNTFALMGHSQGAAIAIEYAARHPDRVTALVILGGYARGVLKRGLPPERVSEFEALVQLIEAGWGREDGSYRTMFAMQFAPGATPEQIASLSDLQRVSCSAVNAARLVRSYYMIDATPSAPLVRCPTLVMHQRGDRRVPFEEGRVIAGLIPGAQFLPLESDNHVLLPQEPAYAEFFEALEAFVPRAAGDETTDAFPSLTPREAGILDCIARGLDNAQIATQLGISGKTVRNNITSIFDKLGVENRAKAIVLAREHGMGGA, from the coding sequence ATGCCGCCTACTGCACCGCCTCCTATCCATTTCTGCGCCAGCGCCGACGGTACGCGCCTCGCGTACACCGTCACCGGCAAGGGCACGCCGCTCGTCAAGGCGCCGCACTGGCTCACCCACCTCGAGTACGAATACCAGAGCCCGCTGTGGCGCCCGTGGATCGACGGCCTTTCGCGCGGGCATCGGCTGCTGCGCATGGACGCACGCGCCTGTGGGCTTTCGGATGCCGACGTAAAGGACGTGTCGTTCGAAGCGAGCGTGCGTGACCTCGAAGCCGTCGTCGACGCGGCCGGCTACAACACCTTCGCTCTCATGGGCCACTCGCAGGGCGCGGCGATCGCGATCGAATATGCGGCACGCCATCCGGACCGCGTGACGGCGCTGGTGATTCTCGGCGGCTATGCGCGCGGCGTGTTGAAGCGCGGCCTTCCGCCCGAGCGCGTGTCGGAGTTCGAGGCGCTCGTGCAGCTGATCGAGGCCGGCTGGGGCCGCGAGGACGGCAGCTACCGCACGATGTTCGCGATGCAGTTCGCACCGGGCGCCACGCCCGAGCAGATCGCATCGCTGAGCGACCTGCAACGCGTATCGTGCTCGGCCGTCAATGCGGCGCGGTTGGTGCGCTCCTACTACATGATCGACGCCACGCCGTCCGCGCCGCTCGTGCGCTGCCCCACGCTGGTGATGCACCAGCGCGGCGACCGGCGCGTGCCCTTCGAGGAGGGCCGCGTGATCGCGGGGCTCATTCCCGGCGCGCAATTCCTGCCGCTCGAATCCGACAACCACGTGCTGCTGCCGCAGGAGCCCGCGTACGCGGAGTTCTTCGAGGCCCTGGAGGCCTTCGTGCCCCGGGCCGCGGGCGACGAGACAACGGACGCATTCCCTTCCCTCACGCCGCGCGAGGCGGGCATCCTCGACTGCATCGCACGCGGCCTGGACAACGCGCAGATCGCCACCCAGCTCGGCATTTCCGGGAAGACGGTGCGCAACAACATCACGAGCATCTTCGACAAGCTGGGCGTGGAGAACCGGGCGAAGGCGATCGTGCTCGCGCGAGAGCACGGGATGGGCGGCGCCTGA